Proteins from a single region of Streptococcus oralis:
- a CDS encoding M57 family metalloprotease: protein MFWIIRLLFRFLLGIWRFFWRLVWTVVILLLIAFGVVWYLTGDFHSAVNQVEKMSKIGQGGWNQWKETGTLEVLSQTDSHQHAEGKWAQASARIYIEPQMDETFQGAYAEAIKNWNQTGAFTFEVVADPSQADIVASEMNDGSTAVAGQAESQTNLLTKQFISVTVRLNHYYLSNPNYGYSYERIVHTAEHELGHAIGLDHTNATSVMQPAGSYYGIQPQDVTAVQELYTSSD, encoded by the coding sequence ATGTTCTGGATTATTCGATTATTGTTCCGATTTCTTTTGGGAATTTGGCGTTTCTTCTGGCGTCTGGTTTGGACTGTGGTCATTCTACTGCTCATTGCCTTTGGAGTGGTTTGGTATCTGACAGGTGATTTTCATTCTGCGGTCAATCAGGTTGAAAAAATGAGTAAGATTGGTCAAGGTGGCTGGAATCAATGGAAGGAGACGGGAACGCTGGAAGTCTTGTCTCAGACAGACAGTCACCAACATGCAGAAGGCAAGTGGGCTCAGGCCTCAGCTCGCATCTATATTGAGCCTCAAATGGATGAAACCTTCCAAGGTGCCTATGCAGAAGCCATAAAAAACTGGAATCAAACGGGAGCCTTTACCTTTGAGGTGGTTGCGGATCCTAGCCAGGCAGATATTGTGGCAAGTGAGATGAATGATGGATCGACCGCTGTAGCAGGTCAAGCCGAGAGTCAAACCAATTTGTTAACCAAACAATTTATATCTGTAACGGTTCGCCTGAATCACTATTATCTATCCAATCCAAACTATGGATATTCTTATGAACGAATCGTGCACACGGCGGAGCACGAGCTGGGGCATGCCATCGGATTGGATCATACCAACGCAACTTCTGTCATGCAGCCAGCAGGTTCTTACTATGGAATTCAGCCTCAGGATGTGACAGCTGTTCAAGAACTCTATACCAGTAGCGACTAG
- a CDS encoding alpha/beta hydrolase produces MAVMNIEYYSEVLDMEWGVTVLYPDASRVTEPDCTDIPVLYLLHGMSGNQNSWLKRTNVERLLRGTNLIVIMPNTSNGWYTDTQYGYNYYTALAEELPQVMKHFFPNMTSKREKTFIAGLSMGGYGSFKLALSTNRFSHAASFSGALSFQEFSPESQDLGSLAYWRGVFGEIKDWTASPHSLETIAAKSDKKTKLWAWCGEQDYLYSANNLAVKNLKKLGFEVTYSHSPGKHEWYYWEKQLERFLATLPIDFVLEERLS; encoded by the coding sequence GTACTCTATCCAGATGCTAGTCGGGTGACTGAACCAGATTGCACAGATATTCCTGTTCTTTACCTCTTGCACGGAATGTCAGGAAACCAAAATAGCTGGCTCAAACGTACCAATGTCGAGCGCTTGTTGCGTGGAACCAATCTCATTGTTATCATGCCCAATACTAGCAATGGCTGGTACACAGATACTCAGTATGGCTATAACTACTATACTGCTCTAGCAGAAGAGTTACCTCAGGTCATGAAACATTTCTTCCCCAATATGACCAGCAAGCGAGAAAAAACTTTCATAGCAGGCCTCTCCATGGGTGGTTACGGCTCCTTCAAACTCGCTCTATCGACAAATCGTTTTTCTCATGCGGCTAGTTTTTCTGGTGCACTCAGTTTTCAGGAATTTTCTCCTGAAAGTCAGGATCTGGGATCACTTGCCTACTGGCGAGGAGTTTTTGGAGAGATTAAAGACTGGACAGCTAGTCCTCATTCGCTGGAAACTATCGCTGCGAAATCGGATAAAAAGACCAAACTATGGGCTTGGTGTGGAGAGCAAGACTATCTCTACTCTGCCAATAATCTCGCAGTGAAAAACCTCAAAAAGCTTGGTTTTGAGGTGACCTATAGTCACAGTCCAGGTAAGCACGAGTGGTACTACTGGGAAAAACAATTGGAACGTTTTTTAGCTACCTTACCAATTGACTTTGTCTTGGAAGAACGTTTATCTTAG